One region of Thunnus thynnus chromosome 14, fThuThy2.1, whole genome shotgun sequence genomic DNA includes:
- the LOC137197145 gene encoding alpha-2A adrenergic receptor-like — MGCFNSTSGNETLPGRHPYTVQTSVPLTILVGILILLTVFGNVMVVIAVITSRALRAPQNLFLVSLACADILVATSVMPFSLANELMGHWYFGKVWCEIHLALDVLFCTSSIVHLCAISLDRYWSVTQAIEYNMRRTPRRIKCTIFIVWVLAAIISFPPLITMKKDEGKEDSPECKINEEKWYIIFSSTASFFAPCVIMIMVYVRIYQVAKKRTRTPLGERQRESRNTENTKCGLDPLERKDGEGRRVEAGESREVNVIDVDEEPSSSDGNEITLCSLKKKKGMQPVKVTQVKPGETSPKPEAQPCVRGSRWKGRQYRERRFTFVLAVVMGVFVLCWFPFFFTYTLTAVCDACCVPETLFKMFFWFGYCNSSLNPVIYTIFNNDFRRSFKKILCKRDRRGL, encoded by the coding sequence ATGGGTTGTTTTAACTCCACTAGCGGAAATGAGACTTTGCCTGGCAGGCACCCTTACACTGTACAGACCTCTGTGCCTCTAACAATCCTGGTGGGTATCCTCATTCTGCTAACTGTGTTTGGCAATGTGATGGTAGTAATTGCTGTGATCACAAGCCGAGCCCTGAGAGCACCTCAGAACTTGTTTTTAGTCTCTCTGGCATGTGCAGATATCCTGGTTGCCACTTCAGTGATGCCATTCTCTTTGGCTAATGAACTGATGGGTCACTGGTACTTTGGTAAAGTGTGGTGTGAAATCCACTTGGCTTTGGATGTGCTCTTCTGCACCTCATCCATCGTTCACCTGTGTGCTATAAGCCTGGACAGATATTGGTCTGTCACTCAAGCGATTGAGTACAACATGAGAAGGACACCGCGCAGGATTAAATGCACAATCTTCATAGTATGGGTTCTCGCAGCCATTATTTCATTCCCTCCTCTTATCACGATGAAAAAGGATGAGGGTAAAGAAGACAGCCCTGAATGTAAAATCAATGAGGAGAAATGGTACATCATATTCTCCAGCACTGCCTCCTTCTTTGCACCTTGTGTCATCATGATTATGGTGTATGTTAGAATCTACCAGGTTGCCAAGAAGAGGACAAGAACCCCGCTAGGCGAAAGGCAAAGAGAAAGCaggaacacagaaaacacaaagtgtGGTTTGGACCCCCTGGAGAGAAAAGATGGAGAAGGGAGGAGGGTGGAAGCGGGGGAGAGTAGAGAGGTCAACGTGATAGATGTGGATGAAGAGCCCTCCTCGTCTGATGGGAATGAAATCACCCTGTGTtccctgaagaagaagaagggtaTGCAGCCGGTCAAAGTGACTCAGGTGAAGCCTGGAGAAACCTCTCCAAAGCCAGAGGCGCAGCCTTGTGTGAGAGGGAGCAGGTGGAAAGGAAGGCAGTACAGAGAAAGACGCTTCACATTTGTTCTGGCTGTGGTCATGGGAGTGTTTGTTCTCTGCTGGTTCCCCTTTTTCTTCACATACACGCTCACTGCTGTGTGTGACGCCTGCTGTGTCCCAGAGACattgttcaaaatgtttttctggtTTGGTTACTGCAATAGTTCACTAAATCCTGTTATATACACTATATTCAATAATGATTTCAGGAGGTCTTTTAAAAAGATTCTCTGTAAAAGGGACAGAAGAGGTTTATAA